Proteins from a single region of Phaseolus vulgaris cultivar G19833 unplaced genomic scaffold, P. vulgaris v2.0 scaffold_44, whole genome shotgun sequence:
- the LOC137817401 gene encoding uncharacterized protein: MSEFKMPFDEGGSINRPPMFSGVNYALWKIRMKILMESIDMRIRDAVVNGPFVLMQVVKEETVNKPWSDWSESERKKVQYDSLAKNIITSALNMNEFFRVSQCKSAKKMWEVLEVTHEGTNDVKRARKHSLIQEYELFRRQSEENIADVHKRFTHIVNHLTRLGKVFDKEELNIKVLKCLDRS, from the coding sequence atgtctgagtttaaaatgccttttgatGAAGGtgggtctattaatagacctcctatgtttagTGGTGTGAATTATGCATTatggaaaattagaatgaaaatcttaatggaatctattgacatgaGAATTCGGGATGcagtggtcaatggaccttttGTActtatgcaggttgtcaaagaagaaacaGTGAATAAGCCTTGGTCTGATtggagtgaaagtgaaaggaagAAGGTTCAATATGACTCCCTAGCTAAGaacatcatcacctctgcaTTGAATATGAATGAATTCTTTAGAGTATCTCAATGCAAATCTGCTAAGAAGATGTGGGAGGTACTAGAAGTAACCCATGAGGGCACGAATGATGTGAAACgagcaaggaagcactcactcatTCAAGAATATGAACTTTTCAGGAGGCAATCAGAAGAAAACATTGCAGATGTGCATAAACggtttacacatattgtaaatcatcTCACTAGACTTGGTaaggtctttgacaaggaagagctcaatATAAAGGTCCTGAAATGCCTTGACAGAAGCTGA
- the LOC137817400 gene encoding uncharacterized protein: protein MDELFRVSQCSSAKEMWEVLEVTHEGTDDVKRSRKNSLIQEYELFRMQSEESIADVQKWFTHIVNHLTGIGKVFNKEELNIKVLKCLDRSWQPKVTAISESRDLSKMSTAALFGKLIEHEFELKRLKEQETVEKRAKGIALKTTMEHDTSEEEKNSEHDETLSLLTRKFSRFLKRKNRDRTQQRKRYSKSNDSNSSSYTCFGCGKPGHIKVDCPNNQNKEKSASKKSERGKGKRAYISWEENDVSSTSDSSTGSEEANLCFMVNDEGSASDSVSDYSTDSENYDQLLIAFKETHDEANRLAVICNKLNKVNRVLEPQVKFLEEELHKAKTELKNSRKNQWYLDSGCSKHMTGDVTQFTNLKLKVEGHVTYGDNNRGRILGRGDVDAVYTASYVLNRTLIRPILNKTPYELYKDCFVPKSILDEPGMDDLRTILQKNQSSDIDTTNSNVVKESIVNAGLPKEWKTPRDLTLDNVIGKIEKGVSTRNSLNNFFRTVAFVSQIEPKSLEEALQDINWITAMQEELNQFEYNEVWTLVPRRHEMNIIGTKWVYRNKMDEHEAITKARLVAKGYNQEEGIDFGETYAPVARLEAVRLLLAFSIIQGFKLFQMDVKSAFLNGYINEEVFVSQPPGFEDHKYPEHVYMLKKALYGLKQAPRKWYERLSCKVYRKSTSGTYHMLGSSLISWHCKKQACVALSTAEAEYIAAGSCYAQTLWLRQQLSDFGILLNKIPINCDNTSAINLSKNPVKQI from the exons atggatgaattaTTTAGAGTGTCCCAATGCAGCTcagctaaagagatgtgggaagtACTAGAGGTAACCCATGAGGGCACAGATGATGTGAAACGTTCGAGGAAGAATTCACTCATTCAAGAATATGAGTTGTTTAGGATGCAATCAGAAGAAAgcattgcagatgtgcagaaatgGTTTACACATATTGTGAATCATCTCACTGGTATTGGTAAGGTCTTTAacaaggaagagctcaacataaaggtgttgaaatgccttgataggagctggcagcctaaggtaacagcaatctctgaatccagagatttatccaagatgtctaCTGCGGCACTCTTTGGAAAATTGATTGAACATGAGTTCGAActcaaaagattgaaagaacaagaaacagtggagaaaagagccaaaggaattgctttaaagactaccatggaacatgatacaagtgaggaagagaagaattctgaacatgatgagaccttgagtctgctcaccagaaaattcagtaGGTTTCTGAAAAGAAAGAACCGAGacagaactcaacaaagaaaaaggtaTTCTAAATCCAATGACTCAAATTCTTCTagttatacttgctttggttgtggcaaaccaggtcatataaaggttgattgcccaaacaatcaaaacaaagaaaaatcagcaagcaagaagagtgaaagaggcaaaggaaaGAGAGCTTATATCTCTTGGGAAGAGAATGATGTATCCTCAACAAGTGACTCTTCAACtggaagtgaagaagcaaatttgtgcttcatggtgaatgatgaaggatcagcatctgattcagtaagtgactattcaactgattctgaaaattatgatcaactattaattgcctttaaggaaacacatgatgaagcaaatagatTGGCTGTCATATGTAACAAACTGAATAAAGTAAATAGGGTATTGGAACCTCAGGTTAAgtttcttgaagaagaattacacaaagctaaaactgaattg aaaaacagcaggaaaaaccaatggtacttggatagcgggtgctcaaagcacatgactggtgatgttaCCCAATTCACAAATCTGAAACTTAAAGTTGAAGGACacgtcacatatggagataataatagaggaagaattcttggaagaggagatgttg atgcagtatacactgcttcttatgtgcttaacagaaccttgattagaccaattcttaataAAACTCcttatgaattgtataaag attgttTTGTGCCTAAATCTAttctggatgaacctggtatggatgatttaagaaccattctgcaaaagaatcaatctagtgaTATTGATACAACTAATTCAAATGTTGTCAAAGAATCTATTGTGAATGCAGgattgcctaaagaatggaagacaccCAGGGATCTCACACtagacaatgtaattggtaaaattgagaaaggagtctcaacaaggaattcacttaataatttcttcagaacagtggcctttgtttcacagattgagcctaaaagtctGGAAGAAGCACTACAAGACAtcaattggataacagcaatgcaggaagaactgaaccagtttgaatacaatgaagtgtggactttggttccaagaaggcatgagatgaatatcataggaaccaagtgggtgtacaggaacaagatggatgaacatgaggCTATCACtaaagcaaggctggttgctaaaggctataaccaagaagagggaattgattttggtgaaacctatgcaccagtagcacgtcttgaagctgtcagattacTCCTAGCATTTTCCatcatacaaggtttcaagctatttcaaatggatgtcaagagtgcattcttaaatggttacattaatgaagaggtgtttgtatctcagcctccagggttcgAAGATCATAAATATCCAGAGCATGTGTACATGCTCAAGAAGGctttatatggattgaagcaggCACCTAGGAAATGGTATGAGAGACTAA gttgcaaggttTATAGGAAAAGCACGAGTGGGACTtatcacatgcttggatcaagtctaatctcttggcattgcaagaaacaggcttgtgttgctctctctacagcagaggcagaatacatagctgctggaagttgttatgctcaaaccttatggctaaggcagcagctaagtgactTTGGGATTCtattaaacaagatacctataaattgtgataacactagtgctataaatctgtctaagaatcct GTGAAACAGATTTGA